Proteins from one Desulfuribacillus alkaliarsenatis genomic window:
- a CDS encoding NAD(P)-dependent oxidoreductase, with product MKKIGFIGVGVMGKSMVRNLMKNGFEVTIYTRTKSKVEDVISEGAIWCDDVAACSKGQDAIITIVGYPKDIDEVYFGEEGILNSAKSGAYVIDMTTTSPKQSISIYNKAKEKGLFALDAPVSGGDVGAKNGTLSIMVGGDKEAFEACKPIFKSLGKNIIYEGAAGAGQHTKMANQIAIAGAIAGVVEAMSYAKSVGLDVQTMLDSISQGAAGSWQMTNMAPRILKGDLDPGFFLKHFIKDMGIAVDEADDVELNLEVLKNVLNMYKKLEEQGLGDLGTQALIKYYER from the coding sequence ATGAAGAAGATTGGTTTTATTGGTGTAGGAGTTATGGGGAAATCAATGGTACGCAATTTGATGAAAAATGGCTTTGAAGTGACGATTTACACCCGTACCAAGAGTAAGGTTGAAGATGTAATCAGTGAAGGCGCTATTTGGTGCGATGATGTAGCCGCCTGCTCTAAAGGTCAAGATGCAATAATTACGATTGTAGGCTATCCAAAGGATATTGACGAAGTGTATTTCGGCGAAGAGGGCATTTTGAACAGTGCAAAGTCAGGTGCATATGTTATTGATATGACCACAACCAGTCCGAAGCAGTCAATCAGCATCTATAATAAAGCGAAGGAAAAAGGCTTGTTTGCACTTGATGCACCAGTGTCTGGTGGTGATGTCGGTGCGAAGAATGGGACACTTTCGATTATGGTAGGTGGAGATAAGGAAGCTTTCGAGGCGTGCAAGCCTATATTTAAAAGTCTAGGCAAAAATATTATCTATGAAGGTGCGGCAGGCGCAGGCCAACATACGAAAATGGCGAATCAAATTGCGATTGCAGGGGCAATTGCTGGAGTTGTTGAAGCAATGAGCTATGCAAAAAGCGTCGGACTAGATGTACAGACAATGCTTGACAGTATTAGCCAGGGTGCGGCTGGAAGCTGGCAGATGACCAATATGGCACCGCGAATTCTAAAGGGAGATTTAGATCCAGGGTTTTTCTTGAAGCATTTCATTAAAGACATGGGAATAGCCGTAGATGAAGCAGATGATGTAGAGCTTAACTTAGAAGTACTTAAGAATGTATTGAATATGTATAAAAAGCTTGAGGAACAAGGTCTAGGCGACCTAGGTACACAGGCACTAATTAAATATTACGAGCGTTAG